The Vannielia litorea genome segment CTCGGCGTTCTGGTGCTGCGCGGCGCCGGGCCAATCTCGGTAGACCGCGCGCTCATGGCCTATTGCGGCCCCTCCGCCGCCCCGGCCTGAGCGCCTAGCCCAGCACCTCGGCCTGCACATCCGCGCCCCAGCCCAGCCAGAGCCGCCCGTTCTTTTCGATCACCGGACGCTTCATCAGCGTCGGATGGGCCGCCAGCAAATCCAGCGGTGCAGACGCGCGCTCCTGCTCCGACAATCCGCGCCATGTGGTGGATTTCCGGTTCACCAGCGCCTCCCCGAAGGCCGCATGAAACTGCTCCAATTGCCCCTGCGTAAGCGGATTTTCGCGCACGTCCACCAGCACCCCACCGCTCGCTTTCACCGCTTTTCGGCAGGTATCACACGTCTTTAACCCGTAAATTTTCATCGCTTCCGCCCCTTTTTTCGCCAAGACCGCCGAGAATCCGATTCCTCGCCCGGCTTTGTCTTGCGTTTTTTACAACTCGAAACAATCCTC includes the following:
- a CDS encoding arsenate reductase family protein; the protein is MKIYGLKTCDTCRKAVKASGGVLVDVRENPLTQGQLEQFHAAFGEALVNRKSTTWRGLSEQERASAPLDLLAAHPTLMKRPVIEKNGRLWLGWGADVQAEVLG